A portion of the uncultured Bacteroides sp. genome contains these proteins:
- a CDS encoding zinc-binding alcohol dehydrogenase family protein: MKAIQITAPSEMKVVDVEKPAMKADEVLLKIKYVGFCGSDLNTYLGRNPMVKLPVVPGHEVGAVIEAIGSAVPAGLEVGMSVTVNPYTNCGKCASCRNGRVNACEHNETLGVQRNGSMSEYLSLPWAKIIPATGISPRDCALIEPMSVGFHAVSRAQVTDIDTVMVIGCGMIGMGAIVRAALRGAKVIAVDLDDEKLALAKRVGAQHTINSKTDNVHESLQMITEGFGPDVIIEAVGSPVTYVMAVDEVAFTGRVVCIGYAKSEVAFQTKYFVQKELDIRGSRNALPEDFRAVIHYLKQGTCPKDELISMIVKPEKATDAMNEWAADPGKVFRILVEL, encoded by the coding sequence ATGAAAGCAATTCAAATTACAGCTCCTTCCGAAATGAAGGTGGTTGATGTAGAGAAGCCTGCAATGAAAGCAGATGAAGTTCTCTTGAAAATTAAATATGTCGGGTTTTGTGGTTCCGACCTGAATACTTATTTAGGCCGCAACCCTATGGTGAAATTGCCTGTTGTACCGGGACATGAAGTCGGTGCAGTGATCGAAGCAATCGGTAGTGCCGTTCCCGCAGGATTGGAAGTGGGTATGAGTGTCACCGTGAATCCTTACACCAACTGTGGTAAATGCGCTTCTTGTCGTAACGGACGGGTGAATGCCTGCGAACACAACGAGACTTTGGGCGTACAACGCAACGGCTCCATGAGCGAATATCTCTCTTTGCCGTGGGCTAAAATCATTCCGGCAACAGGTATTTCGCCTCGCGACTGTGCTTTAATTGAACCCATGAGTGTGGGCTTCCATGCCGTATCTCGTGCTCAAGTTACTGATATTGATACAGTTATGGTAATTGGCTGTGGGATGATTGGTATGGGAGCGATTGTTCGTGCGGCCCTTCGTGGTGCTAAGGTTATTGCAGTCGATTTGGATGATGAGAAATTAGCATTGGCAAAACGAGTTGGTGCCCAGCACACTATTAACTCTAAGACAGACAACGTACATGAATCATTGCAAATGATTACGGAAGGTTTTGGTCCTGATGTTATTATTGAAGCAGTGGGTAGCCCTGTGACTTACGTTATGGCTGTAGATGAAGTTGCTTTCACCGGTAGAGTAGTATGCATTGGTTATGCTAAGAGTGAAGTCGCCTTCCAAACAAAATATTTTGTGCAGAAAGAGCTGGACATACGCGGTTCTCGCAATGCATTGCCGGAAGATTTTCGTGCAGTAATTCATTACCTTAAACAAGGCACTTGTCCTAAAGATGAGCTGATTTCGATGATTGTGAAACCCGAAAAGGCCACTGATGCGATGAATGAATGGGCAGCAGACCCAGGCAAAGTATTCCGTATTTTAGTGGAGTTATAG
- a CDS encoding amidohydrolase family protein yields the protein MNDFKIIDAHSHLWLKQDTVVNGLPIRDIGNGRSEFMGEVRQMLPPFMIDGQNSAEVFLSNMDYAQVSAAVITQEYIDGIQNEYLLDVISRYPNRFFVCGMCEFRKPGYYEQIKELHGLGFKAIKIPAQRLLLKEGRVMLNCEEMMQTFAYMEESKMILSIDLADGEMQVGEMKEVIQQYPDLKVAIGHFGMVTTPNWQEQIKLARYENVMIESGGITWLFNDEFYPFKGAIKAIREAAGLVGMEKLMWGSDYPRTITAITYKMSYDFVLKSQELSADEKARFLGQNAETFYGFKNLPQLPYIKNMSE from the coding sequence ATGAACGACTTTAAAATCATTGATGCACATTCTCACTTGTGGCTTAAACAAGACACAGTAGTGAATGGTTTACCGATTCGTGATATCGGCAACGGACGTTCGGAGTTTATGGGTGAGGTGAGACAAATGCTTCCTCCCTTTATGATTGACGGACAAAATTCGGCCGAAGTCTTCCTCTCAAACATGGACTATGCACAGGTATCGGCAGCTGTCATTACCCAAGAATATATTGACGGAATTCAAAATGAATATCTTCTCGATGTAATAAGTAGGTATCCTAACCGCTTCTTCGTGTGTGGCATGTGCGAGTTTCGCAAACCTGGCTATTATGAGCAAATAAAAGAATTGCATGGTCTAGGATTCAAAGCAATCAAGATTCCAGCTCAACGTTTGTTGCTAAAAGAAGGAAGAGTGATGCTCAACTGCGAAGAAATGATGCAGACGTTTGCCTACATGGAAGAAAGCAAGATGATTCTTTCTATCGACTTAGCCGACGGCGAAATGCAGGTGGGTGAAATGAAAGAGGTCATTCAGCAGTATCCTGATCTAAAAGTAGCCATCGGGCACTTCGGAATGGTAACAACTCCAAACTGGCAGGAGCAAATCAAACTGGCTCGCTATGAGAATGTAATGATTGAATCAGGAGGAATCACTTGGTTGTTCAATGATGAGTTTTATCCTTTTAAGGGAGCGATAAAAGCTATCCGTGAAGCCGCAGGATTGGTGGGAATGGAGAAACTAATGTGGGGTTCCGACTATCCGCGAACAATAACGGCCATTACTTACAAGATGTCTTATGACTTCGTATTGAAGTCTCAAGAATTATCGGCCGACGAAAAAGCTCGTTTTCTGGGACAGAATGCTGAAACCTTTTATGGCTTTAAAAATCTCCCCCAATTGCCTTACATAAAAAACATGTCAGAATAA
- a CDS encoding glycoside hydrolase N-terminal domain-containing protein → MKKLFYSFTALVLVACGAFAKQSPIDREALVTRNNPQVTSFDSLSSLSVGNGEFAYTVDATGLQTFPAQYSQGVPLGTQSQWGWHSFPNPEKFTPQEALKDYDFGRGRMEPYSVEFKEDGRNKDASNWLRANPHRLHLGIVGLELAEGVTPAKFTNIHQTLDMWQGVIRSSYKISGVSYKVETAVHPHADMIAARVTSNGNKDINFRFPYPTGGHSDDACLWNANDKHSTTLVSQDVNSAVLKRQIDDTVYYVTIRWEGKATLREKEKNYFVLTPQGKTIDFTCAFTSEAASTEKATVAETLNASANYWNGYWKKGAAVDFSLCKDTRAKELERRVVLSQYLLAIQCAGTTPPQETGLTYNSWFGKFHLEMIWWHQAQFALWNRADLLDRTLSWYEKVEPIAREIAKRQGFDGIRWMKMTDPSGQEAPSKVGSFLIWQQPHFIYLAELIYRSNPNSDVLKKYNRLVQETAKFMYSFATYDEANKRYVLKGAIPAQETLRAAETVNPPFELSYWYYAMQTAQKWLERTGQKRNVQWDEMIEKLSPLAYNSDKLYLAAETALDTYKDVRFTSDHMAVLGAVGILPMNKLIRQDYMKNTFDWIWDNWNWDSTWGWDYPMTAMNAARMGEPDKAVGALLMNKRTNTYLISGHNYKDERLRVYLPGNGGLLTAVAMMCAGWDGCTVENPGFPKDGKWNVRWEGLKPMP, encoded by the coding sequence ATGAAGAAACTATTTTATTCGTTTACTGCTTTAGTGCTTGTTGCATGCGGTGCCTTTGCTAAGCAATCACCGATTGATCGTGAGGCTCTTGTAACTCGTAATAATCCGCAAGTTACCTCTTTTGATTCTCTCTCTTCTCTTTCAGTAGGAAATGGAGAGTTTGCCTATACCGTAGATGCTACGGGTTTGCAAACATTCCCGGCTCAGTATTCGCAAGGGGTGCCTTTGGGTACGCAGAGTCAATGGGGTTGGCATTCATTCCCAAATCCGGAGAAGTTTACACCTCAGGAAGCACTAAAAGACTATGATTTTGGCCGTGGTCGTATGGAGCCTTATTCTGTTGAGTTTAAGGAAGATGGGCGTAATAAAGATGCATCTAACTGGTTACGGGCCAATCCTCATCGCTTGCATTTAGGTATTGTTGGTCTGGAGTTGGCTGAAGGCGTTACTCCTGCAAAGTTTACCAATATTCATCAAACACTTGATATGTGGCAGGGCGTTATCCGCAGCAGTTACAAAATATCAGGTGTATCTTATAAGGTTGAAACTGCTGTTCATCCGCATGCTGATATGATTGCTGCCCGTGTTACATCCAATGGAAATAAGGACATCAATTTCCGCTTTCCTTATCCTACCGGAGGACATTCAGATGATGCATGTTTGTGGAATGCTAATGATAAGCACTCTACTACTCTTGTTTCACAAGATGTGAACTCAGCCGTGCTGAAACGTCAAATAGATGATACAGTCTATTATGTTACTATCCGTTGGGAAGGCAAAGCCACACTAAGAGAGAAAGAGAAAAACTATTTTGTACTTACTCCTCAGGGCAAAACTATCGACTTTACTTGCGCTTTTACTTCAGAAGCAGCTTCTACAGAAAAAGCAACTGTGGCAGAAACATTGAACGCTTCGGCTAACTATTGGAATGGTTATTGGAAGAAAGGTGCTGCTGTAGATTTTTCCCTATGCAAAGATACGCGAGCCAAAGAATTGGAACGCCGTGTGGTGCTTAGCCAATATTTACTTGCTATTCAGTGTGCAGGAACAACTCCTCCACAAGAGACAGGCTTGACTTACAACTCTTGGTTTGGCAAGTTCCATCTTGAAATGATATGGTGGCATCAGGCACAATTTGCTTTATGGAACCGTGCCGATTTACTGGACCGTACTCTTTCTTGGTATGAGAAGGTAGAGCCTATAGCTCGCGAGATAGCAAAACGTCAGGGATTTGACGGCATCCGCTGGATGAAGATGACAGATCCTAGCGGGCAAGAAGCTCCTTCTAAAGTAGGCAGTTTCCTTATCTGGCAACAACCACATTTTATCTATTTGGCTGAGCTAATTTATCGTTCAAATCCAAATTCTGATGTGCTTAAGAAATATAACCGTTTGGTTCAGGAAACAGCTAAGTTTATGTACTCTTTCGCAACTTATGATGAAGCTAACAAACGTTACGTGTTGAAAGGTGCTATCCCTGCACAGGAAACTCTTCGTGCAGCAGAGACTGTTAACCCTCCTTTTGAACTCTCATACTGGTACTATGCTATGCAAACAGCACAAAAATGGCTGGAACGTACGGGGCAAAAACGTAATGTACAATGGGATGAGATGATCGAGAAATTATCTCCGCTGGCATACAATAGCGACAAGCTTTATCTGGCAGCAGAAACGGCGCTTGACACATACAAAGATGTTCGTTTCACTTCCGATCACATGGCTGTTCTGGGTGCGGTAGGCATTTTACCGATGAATAAACTTATTCGCCAAGATTATATGAAGAATACTTTTGATTGGATATGGGACAACTGGAACTGGGACTCTACTTGGGGATGGGATTATCCGATGACTGCCATGAACGCTGCTCGTATGGGCGAGCCTGACAAAGCTGTTGGTGCTTTGCTTATGAATAAGCGTACCAATACCTATCTGATAAGCGGGCACAATTATAAGGATGAACGTTTGCGTGTTTACCTTCCAGGTAACGGTGGCTTGCTTACTGCTGTGGCAATGATGTGTGCTGGTTGGGATGGTTGCACTGTAGAGAATCCGGGTTTTCCGAAAGACGGAAAGTGGAACGTGCGTTGGGAAGGATTAAAACCAATGCCATAG
- a CDS encoding DUF4450 domain-containing protein, with translation MNKYHLFFLLCLLFGAAEKLLGQAPTKRIGDFIESTSYNEHKRGALRSLQYHPDGEDFVSINGVNRYTRALYARTSPFRLETSDRPVFAAYDKRNSKNIRFRVAVGKTSVALDSVSFCEARYTPGRRSYRLTDPSWGKGKLLISVLPFSDKDGAVWKIIASDMPVGAKLTCLLSEIKTKRLNRNGDMGADPADSFEAPEHPLSLQQCQLSLASVGYLLLENLALRVPEMSEGSSLYEKAEQARVALASRIKINTPDAYFNTLGGALSVAADAIWDGEVWLHGAVGWRMPLSGWRAAYTGDALGWHDRARKHFDAYAASQVTAVPQTIPHPAQDPEMNLARSIKQWGTPQYSNGYICRNPHNPNQMHHYDMNLCYIDELLWHFNWTGDLDYARQMWPVIVRHLDWEKRNYDPNGDGLYDAYACIWASDALYYSSGAVTHSSAYNYRANKMAAEIASKIGEDSAPYRAEAEKILKALNARLWMPSKGHWAEYQDLMGHGRLHESAAVWTIYHAIDSETADPFQSYQATRYVDTEIPHIPVVAKGLKDEGYATVSTTNWLPYSWSINNVAFAEVMHTSLSYWQAGRNDEAFKLLKSSVLDGMYLGGSPGNFGQVSFYDAARGECYRDFGDPIGVASRALIQGLYGILPDALNGKLLIRPGFPAEWPYASLVTPDVSFDYRREGKTDVYKIAQHFSKSLSLELQCRARMDKVVRLTINGQPATWKQVETSVGQPVLSITVPAATTCEIKIEWGGSLIKTTIADADRSFKIGDRFQLALSQYKVNKLYDPQGVLEDARINGKEIEGRVCGEVGSRTLFAHVRQGDLAWWQPINVVVKADIAPATPAFEHVVATSCRPVNMDTAFNASVTDIFRNEYLTPRSPYTTLQLPKQGIGEWCHPKTTAEIDDSGMRAQVRDGLLSTKLGVSFRTPAQGRNIAFTSLWDNYPDSLRIRLSGKASHAYLLMAGSTNHMQCHIANGIIRVHYSDGTSDTLTLVNPENWCPIEQDFFVDNIAFKLKVPRPYRLHLKSGLVSNDLEKDLGIEGVYGRPIDGGAAILLDMPLDPEKDLSYLTLETLSNDVVIGLMSITLQP, from the coding sequence ATGAACAAATATCACCTGTTTTTTTTGCTTTGCCTTCTCTTTGGGGCAGCAGAAAAACTTTTAGGGCAGGCTCCTACAAAGCGGATTGGCGATTTTATAGAATCGACCTCTTACAATGAGCATAAACGTGGGGCACTTCGCTCGCTACAGTATCATCCGGATGGAGAAGATTTTGTTTCGATTAATGGAGTGAACCGCTATACGCGTGCGCTTTATGCCAGAACTTCTCCTTTTCGTCTCGAGACGAGTGATCGGCCTGTGTTTGCAGCTTATGACAAACGGAATAGCAAGAATATCCGCTTTCGTGTGGCCGTAGGAAAGACTTCTGTTGCTCTTGATTCTGTCTCTTTCTGTGAAGCTCGATATACACCCGGGCGTCGGAGCTACCGATTAACAGATCCTTCTTGGGGAAAAGGGAAGCTCCTTATCTCTGTCTTGCCTTTTTCAGATAAAGACGGTGCTGTTTGGAAAATAATAGCTTCTGATATGCCGGTTGGTGCTAAACTGACTTGTTTGCTTTCCGAAATAAAAACGAAACGTCTGAATCGTAATGGTGATATGGGTGCTGATCCGGCTGATAGCTTTGAAGCGCCGGAACATCCTTTGTCCTTGCAGCAATGTCAGCTTTCGCTGGCTTCTGTTGGCTATCTGCTTTTAGAGAATCTCGCTTTGCGAGTTCCGGAAATGTCGGAAGGAAGTTCTCTGTATGAAAAGGCGGAGCAGGCTCGTGTTGCATTGGCTTCTCGAATCAAGATTAATACTCCAGACGCCTATTTCAATACATTGGGTGGAGCCCTTTCTGTCGCAGCCGATGCCATTTGGGACGGTGAAGTTTGGTTGCACGGGGCAGTAGGCTGGCGAATGCCACTTAGCGGTTGGCGTGCTGCATATACAGGTGATGCTCTTGGTTGGCACGATCGTGCCCGGAAGCATTTCGATGCTTATGCTGCTAGTCAGGTAACCGCTGTACCACAAACGATTCCGCACCCGGCACAAGATCCTGAGATGAATCTTGCCCGTTCTATTAAGCAATGGGGAACACCCCAATATAGCAACGGATACATCTGTCGTAATCCGCACAATCCTAATCAGATGCACCATTACGACATGAATCTTTGCTACATTGATGAACTACTTTGGCACTTCAATTGGACGGGTGATTTGGACTATGCCCGCCAGATGTGGCCTGTTATTGTTCGCCATCTTGATTGGGAGAAGCGTAATTATGATCCCAATGGCGATGGACTTTATGATGCTTATGCCTGTATCTGGGCAAGCGATGCGCTTTACTATAGTTCGGGTGCGGTAACTCATTCGTCTGCTTATAACTATCGCGCCAACAAAATGGCAGCAGAGATAGCTTCTAAGATCGGCGAAGATTCTGCTCCTTATCGTGCTGAGGCTGAAAAGATACTGAAAGCACTTAACGCTCGTTTGTGGATGCCTTCAAAGGGGCATTGGGCCGAATATCAAGATTTGATGGGACATGGTCGCTTGCATGAAAGTGCTGCTGTGTGGACTATCTATCATGCGATTGATAGCGAAACGGCTGATCCTTTTCAATCTTATCAGGCCACTCGATATGTGGATACTGAAATACCCCATATACCTGTTGTTGCCAAAGGCTTGAAAGATGAAGGTTATGCTACTGTTTCTACTACCAACTGGTTACCTTATTCGTGGAGCATCAACAATGTTGCTTTTGCTGAGGTGATGCATACCTCCCTTTCTTATTGGCAAGCCGGGCGCAACGATGAAGCTTTTAAGTTGCTTAAAAGCTCCGTACTCGATGGGATGTATCTTGGAGGAAGTCCCGGTAACTTCGGCCAGGTCAGCTTTTATGACGCTGCCCGCGGAGAGTGTTATCGAGATTTTGGTGATCCTATTGGTGTTGCTTCTCGTGCTCTTATACAAGGGCTTTATGGTATCCTTCCCGACGCACTTAATGGTAAGTTGCTCATTCGTCCGGGTTTCCCTGCTGAATGGCCTTATGCTTCGCTTGTTACGCCCGATGTGTCGTTTGATTATCGTCGTGAAGGAAAGACTGATGTTTACAAGATAGCGCAACACTTTAGTAAGTCATTGTCTCTTGAATTGCAATGTCGTGCTCGGATGGATAAAGTTGTTCGCCTTACTATAAATGGGCAACCTGCAACATGGAAACAAGTTGAAACATCTGTTGGTCAGCCTGTTTTGTCCATAACAGTTCCTGCAGCTACTACTTGTGAAATAAAGATAGAGTGGGGAGGTAGCTTAATTAAAACAACGATTGCCGATGCAGATCGTAGTTTTAAAATTGGTGATCGCTTCCAATTGGCGTTATCCCAGTATAAAGTGAATAAATTATATGATCCGCAAGGTGTGTTAGAGGATGCGAGAATCAATGGAAAAGAAATTGAAGGACGTGTGTGTGGAGAGGTAGGAAGTCGTACCTTGTTTGCACATGTTCGTCAAGGTGACTTGGCGTGGTGGCAACCTATCAATGTAGTAGTAAAAGCTGATATCGCTCCTGCGACTCCTGCATTTGAGCATGTTGTTGCAACTTCTTGCCGTCCGGTAAATATGGACACTGCATTTAATGCTTCCGTTACGGATATTTTCCGCAATGAATACCTAACGCCTCGTTCTCCTTATACTACTCTTCAACTACCTAAACAAGGGATAGGTGAATGGTGCCATCCTAAAACTACGGCAGAGATAGACGATTCGGGCATGCGTGCGCAGGTAAGAGACGGTTTGCTTTCTACTAAATTGGGCGTGTCTTTCCGCACTCCGGCGCAAGGTAGGAACATTGCTTTCACTTCATTGTGGGACAATTATCCCGATAGCTTACGCATTCGCTTGAGTGGTAAAGCTTCTCACGCCTATCTTCTCATGGCTGGTAGCACTAATCACATGCAATGTCACATAGCCAACGGCATCATTCGCGTGCATTATAGCGATGGGACTAGTGATACACTTACTTTGGTAAATCCGGAGAACTGGTGTCCGATAGAACAGGATTTTTTTGTGGATAACATTGCTTTCAAACTCAAAGTTCCCAGACCTTATCGTTTGCATTTAAAGTCCGGTTTGGTAAGTAATGATCTGGAGAAGGATCTCGGAATTGAAGGCGTTTACGGCCGCCCTATTGATGGGGGAGCTGCAATCTTACTTGATATGCCTCTGGATCCTGAAAAGGATTTGAGCTATTTGACTTTGGAAACTCTTTCAAATGATGTAGTGATTGGGCTGATGAGTATAACTCTCCAACCATAG
- the fucP gene encoding L-fucose:H+ symporter permease, translated as MKKNNYLLPLALVFSLFFLWAISSNLLPTMIRQLMKTCELNAFEASFTETAYWLAYFIFPIPIAMFMKRYSYKSGIIFGLILAACGGFLFFPAAILKEYWAYLCIFFVIATGMCFLETAANPYVTALGDQETAPRRLNLAQSFNGLGAFISAMFLSKLVLSGNHYTRDTLPADFSGGWEGYIQMETDSMKLPYLILGLLLIVIAIVFVFSKLPKIKEGDSVEGDSEKGGKLINFSVLKRSHLRWGVIAQFFYNGGQTAINSLFLVYCCSYAGLEENTATTFFGLYMLAFLSGRWIGTLLMIKFRPQDMLLVYALINVALCGVIICCGGTVGLYAMLAVSFFMSIMYPTQFSLALKGLGSNTKSGSAFLVMAIVGNACLPQLTAYIMHLNQNIYYIAYIIPMICFLFCAYYGWKGYKIVD; from the coding sequence ATGAAAAAAAATAATTATTTATTGCCTCTTGCACTGGTTTTCTCTCTGTTCTTCTTGTGGGCCATCAGTAGTAATCTGCTGCCTACTATGATTCGACAGTTAATGAAAACATGCGAACTAAATGCATTTGAAGCATCCTTTACCGAAACGGCCTATTGGTTGGCTTATTTTATTTTCCCCATCCCTATTGCGATGTTTATGAAACGCTATAGTTATAAATCGGGAATAATTTTCGGACTTATACTAGCCGCATGCGGTGGTTTTCTATTCTTCCCAGCGGCCATATTGAAGGAATATTGGGCTTACCTTTGCATCTTCTTCGTCATCGCTACGGGAATGTGTTTCCTTGAGACAGCAGCCAATCCTTATGTTACCGCTTTAGGCGATCAGGAAACAGCTCCTCGAAGACTAAACCTTGCCCAATCATTCAATGGGCTGGGTGCATTCATCTCGGCAATGTTCCTAAGCAAGCTCGTTCTGAGTGGCAATCACTATACACGCGACACTCTACCCGCTGATTTTTCGGGTGGATGGGAAGGATATATCCAGATGGAAACCGATTCCATGAAACTGCCCTATCTGATCTTGGGATTATTACTGATCGTTATTGCAATCGTTTTCGTCTTCTCCAAATTACCCAAAATAAAAGAAGGAGATAGCGTAGAAGGTGATAGTGAAAAAGGGGGAAAGCTAATAAATTTCTCTGTGCTGAAACGTTCTCACTTACGTTGGGGTGTCATTGCACAATTCTTTTATAACGGAGGACAAACGGCAATAAACAGCTTATTCCTGGTATATTGCTGTAGCTACGCCGGTTTAGAAGAAAACACGGCTACGACTTTCTTCGGACTCTACATGTTGGCGTTCCTGTCAGGACGGTGGATTGGTACCTTGTTAATGATCAAATTCCGTCCACAAGATATGCTATTGGTCTACGCTCTTATTAATGTAGCCCTGTGTGGAGTTATCATTTGTTGTGGCGGAACAGTTGGACTATATGCCATGCTCGCAGTATCATTCTTTATGTCCATTATGTATCCCACACAATTTTCTTTGGCTTTAAAAGGATTGGGTAGCAATACAAAGAGTGGTTCCGCATTCCTGGTAATGGCCATCGTGGGAAATGCTTGCCTACCGCAACTCACTGCTTATATCATGCACCTCAATCAAAACATTTATTACATAGCATACATTATACCAATGATCTGCTTCCTGTTCTGTGCTTATTATGGATGGAAAGGATATAAAATAGTAGATTGA
- a CDS encoding RagB/SusD family nutrient uptake outer membrane protein — protein MKILNKKNIVLALSFLFAFMIVSCDDFLDVPATGSYNDESVFINENRAEMAVLGCYNAIRNQAIASTMNMGTDEADNKESVSGTNRTVSSYGQNPARSMSLDWIYLNISKCNYCIKGIPGMSAFSNSDKLKKMYGEVLTIRALQYLDLIRYWGDVPYITLPQSDYNTVYSSRVSRDVIYDGIIKDLQTAIELVPWSDGGSNANSNERITKQAVHAILARTALYAAGYSLRWDLNTYSEASLKMARRDDATKVKELYTIARDAAKAVIDHGYNSLESSFEGVFRGYHQHQSYNNKESIFILEYTKDQDGTRIGYSMGQYVYKNNPFAAYTVPLNRVVPTFYYSFKEGDTRRDVSICNAYLLADGSYKAATLDSLYMGKWRSTWRSTKTTGSSLYMMNINYPIVRYSDVLLMYAEAENEVSNGVANSPAAVQALKEVRLRAFGNDEAKMKTALGEIPTNHDGFFKAIVQERAWELAFEGYRRTDLIRWNVIADVLSETKTRMQQLYSREGDYANVPQWIDYKVEKGQLQDPIVAIGTKSVANINVAPESGWKRLKLNGFYGQEDKEPFISNFAANFIANKKELLPIPQTTIDTNQGLTGQQTPGF, from the coding sequence TTGTTTCATGCGACGATTTTCTTGATGTGCCCGCTACTGGAAGTTATAATGATGAAAGTGTTTTCATTAATGAGAACCGAGCAGAAATGGCAGTACTTGGCTGTTACAATGCTATTCGCAATCAAGCGATAGCATCTACTATGAATATGGGAACTGATGAAGCTGATAATAAAGAGAGCGTAAGTGGCACTAACCGAACAGTTTCTTCATATGGTCAAAATCCTGCTCGTAGCATGAGTTTGGATTGGATTTATCTCAATATATCTAAGTGTAACTATTGCATAAAAGGTATTCCCGGAATGTCTGCTTTTAGCAACAGCGATAAACTCAAAAAGATGTATGGTGAAGTTTTGACTATTCGTGCTTTGCAATACCTTGATTTGATTCGTTACTGGGGAGATGTACCTTATATCACTTTACCTCAATCGGATTATAATACGGTCTATTCTTCTCGAGTTAGCCGTGACGTGATATATGATGGCATTATAAAAGATCTGCAAACTGCAATTGAACTTGTACCTTGGTCTGACGGGGGTAGCAACGCTAATTCTAATGAACGTATCACAAAGCAGGCAGTTCATGCTATTTTAGCACGCACGGCTCTTTATGCGGCAGGATATTCATTGCGTTGGGATTTGAACACCTATTCTGAGGCAAGTTTAAAGATGGCTCGACGCGATGACGCTACAAAGGTTAAGGAACTATATACGATAGCACGTGATGCTGCTAAAGCGGTAATTGATCATGGATATAATAGTCTGGAAAGTTCTTTTGAAGGCGTTTTCAGGGGTTATCATCAACATCAAAGCTATAATAATAAAGAGAGCATATTTATATTGGAATATACTAAAGACCAGGATGGCACTAGGATTGGATATAGTATGGGGCAATATGTTTATAAAAACAATCCATTTGCTGCTTACACTGTTCCTTTAAATCGTGTTGTTCCAACTTTTTATTATTCCTTTAAAGAAGGAGATACTCGTCGGGATGTGAGTATTTGCAATGCTTATCTCTTGGCTGATGGAAGTTACAAAGCGGCTACGCTGGATTCGCTTTATATGGGTAAATGGCGTTCAACTTGGAGAAGCACCAAAACAACAGGTAGTAGTTTGTATATGATGAATATCAACTATCCAATCGTTCGTTATTCAGATGTTCTATTGATGTATGCCGAAGCAGAAAATGAAGTAAGTAATGGCGTTGCTAATTCTCCTGCTGCTGTGCAGGCATTGAAAGAAGTACGCTTGCGGGCTTTTGGTAATGACGAAGCTAAGATGAAAACGGCGCTAGGGGAAATTCCTACAAATCATGATGGATTCTTTAAAGCAATTGTGCAAGAACGAGCATGGGAGTTAGCTTTTGAAGGCTATCGTCGAACAGATTTGATTCGTTGGAATGTTATTGCTGATGTATTGTCAGAAACGAAAACCAGAATGCAGCAACTGTATAGTCGTGAAGGTGATTATGCCAATGTCCCTCAATGGATTGACTATAAGGTAGAAAAGGGGCAGCTACAAGACCCTATTGTTGCAATTGGAACGAAATCAGTTGCTAATATAAATGTTGCTCCAGAGAGTGGTTGGAAGCGTCTTAAACTGAATGGTTTTTATGGGCAAGAAGACAAAGAACCATTTATTAGCAACTTTGCAGCTAACTTTATCGCTAATAAAAAAGAACTTCTCCCAATACCTCAGACAACAATTGATACAAATCAAGGATTAACCGGGCAACAAACTCCTGGTTTCTAA